A part of Octopus sinensis linkage group LG7, ASM634580v1, whole genome shotgun sequence genomic DNA contains:
- the LOC115213977 gene encoding zinc transporter 1: protein MDKKKYSGKTCRLLSMLSMTSAFFLVEIIVGYFTNSMALVADAFHMLSDVVALFIGFASVRISKWRTQKNTFGWARAEVLGALVNAVFLVALCFSIFVESLKRLVEKEEIHNPKMLVIVGVLGLVVNFIGLCLFRGHTHSHGSSHGDKSENVALVENKIGGNSDDVVISHTEEATEEVPVKIQSSSQLNMRGVFLHVLGDALGSVIVIISALIIWFAEGDWRFYVDPAMSIAMVFLILSTTIPLLRESGLILLQTVPTHIQVKDIKEKLEKISGVLAVHEFHVWQLAGNRIIASAHVRCQNIEEYMHVAVKIKELFHNEGIHSTTIQPEFVEFEEIIPGRDCALECGPDKKCYTDTCCPTTPSASSMNQNETDYEQSTSNRNLTELPNNIEQNVDPKKLVVAYDTNKDETRSELTFSLNSSTDFENKRSSQTDSLKRTV from the exons ATGGACAAAAAGAAATATTCAGGGAAGACATGTCGCCTGCTTTCAATGTTATCGATGACATCAGCTTTCTTCCTTGTAGAAATCATTGTAGGATATTTCACCAATTCCATGGCACTGGTTGCTGATGCTTTCCACATGCTGTCTGATGTTGTTGCTTTATTCATTGGGTTTGCATCTGTCCGA atATCAAAATGGAGAACCCAAAAAAACACATTCGGCTGGGCTAGGGCTGAAGTACTAGGTGCCCTTGTCAATGCAGTGTTCCTTGTAGCTCTGTGTTTTTCCATTTTTGTGGAATCTCTAAAACGCCTTGTTGAGAAAGAAGAGATCCACAACCCCAAAATGCTGGTTATTGTTGGGGTTCTTGGTTTAGTTGTTAACTTCATTGGACTTTGCTTGTTTCGAGGCCATA CTCATTCCCACGGCAGCAGTCACGGTGATAAATCTGAAAATGTTGCGTTAGTGGAGAATAAGATTGGTGGTAACAGTGATGATGTCGTTATCAGCCATACAGAAGAAGCTACAGAAGAGGTTCCTGTCAAAATAC aATCCAGTTCTCAGTTAAACATGAGAGGTGTCTTTTTACATGTCCTTGGTGATGCTTTAGGTTCAGTAATAGTCATTATAAGTGCGTTAATTATTTGGTTTGCTGAAGGGGACTGGAGATTTTATGTTGATCCAGCAATGAG TATAGCTATGGTATTTCTTATTTTGAGCACAACAATACCATTAT TGCGGGAATCTGGTTTAATTCTTCTGCAGACAGTACCAACACATATCCAGGTGAAAGATatcaaagaaaaattagaaaag ATTAGTGGTGTTCTTGCTGTTCATGAGTTCCATGTCTGGCAACTGGCAGGCAACAGAATTATTGCATCTGCTCACGTCCGTTGCCAGAACATTGAAGAATACATGCATGTAGCCGTTAAAATCAAAGAACTCTTTCATAATGAAGGAATCCATTCGACGACCATCCAGCCTGAATTTGTTGAA tttGAAGAGATTATTCCTGGTCGGGACTGTGCTTTGGAGTGTGGGCCAGACAAAAAATGCTACACAGACACCTGTTGCCCCACAACGCCATCCGCCTCATCGATGAACCAAAATGAAACTGATTATGAGCAAAGTACTTCCAATAGGAACCTGACAGAGTTGCCCAACAATATTGAACAAAATGTGGACCCTAAAAAATTGGTTGTGGCTTATGACACCAACAAAGATGAGACTCGGTCAGAATTAACTTTTAGCTTGAATTCTTCAACAGACTTTGAAAACAAAAGAAGTAGTCAGACCGATTCCCTCAAAAGGACagtttag